A single region of the Ptychodera flava strain L36383 chromosome 9, AS_Pfla_20210202, whole genome shotgun sequence genome encodes:
- the LOC139139574 gene encoding uncharacterized protein, whose product MFVNRSQILMDFKVGEKAMKRYVVCIMGMLVVLTLPQLFVLYQRLVSHSHISQRGHGLQASVTSVREEDANLRERKGYASSFKSPVGRNESAYTFQYFHQASTPLRTIVTNQSNSASAYNKPSSDLQRRNTPDRFLFPVHAWDGGPNWNYLSFRMLIAYAITHKRNIVMVPFHNHFVEGFTKGWRSFNETFDVKALRTIVPMVTPELYIDECGHRIDFLVQFPIAKCRAAVKKRKREQYDRTRTDLRELWGIDLPNSRQGNRNLRETAREMMDADKIRCIAIHGPRRIPHFLTEKEEEVLKEVDRYFLRAAYIREMGIHVKSLLCGGKPYIAIHWRNRTGEMVEFYSIDCNPMEVCLRDFEMLSNASQVIAESVGQFMQNLGIDCVYVAVPPRRQEFVERLRNIVPHVYTANFITSRDSKELQDLEDDNYVLSLVEQEVCMNAQVFLRCGLSNWSEFVQIGRDSLGKEVVYLRDIPGIPKEIYKLI is encoded by the exons atgtttgtaaacCGCTCTCAG ATCCTAATGGATTTCAAGGTGGGAGAAAAAGCTATGAAACGATACGTAGTTTGCATAATGGGCATGCTCGTCGTGCTAACCTTACCACAACTGTTTGTTCTATATCAACGCTTGGTATCTCATAGTCATATCAGCCAACGTGGCCATGGACTGCAAGCCAGCGTTACTAGTGTACGTGAAGAAGATGCCAATCTGAGAGAAAGAAAGGGGTACGCCTCATCGTTTAAAAGTCCTGTAGGAAGGAATGAGTCGGCGTACACCTTTCAG tattttcaTCAGGCTTCGACTCCATTAAGAACAATCGTCACAAACCAAAGTAACAGTGCATCAGCCTACAACAAGCCTTCTTCGGACTTGCAAAGGAGAAACACACCTGATCGTTTTCTCTTTCCCGTGCATGCTTGGGACGGTGGTCCCAACTGGAATTACTTGAGTTTTCGTATGCTTATCGCATACGCAATCACACACAAGCGGAACATTGTGATGGTTCCATTCCACAATCATTTTGTAGAGGGATTCACCAAAGGCTGGAGATCTTTCAATGaaacatttgatgtcaaagCATTGCGTACAATTGTACCAATGGTAACTCCCGAATTATACATAGATGAGTGTGGACACAGAATAGATTTTCTCGTACAATTTCCAATCGCCAAGTGTCGTGCAGCTGTGAAGAAACGAAAGCGAGAACAGTACGACAGGACGAGAACGGATTTACGGGAGTTGTGGGGAATAGACTTGCCGAATTCTAGGCAAGGAAACAGGAATTTGAGAGAAACTGCACGTGAGATGATGGACGCTGATAAGATCCGCTGCATTGCCATCCATGGGCCTAGAAGGATACCGCATTTCCTGACAGAAAAGGAAGAAGAAGTCTTGAAAGAAGTAGACAGATACTTTCTCAGAGCAGCATACATCCGAGAGATGGGCATCCATGTAAAATCTTTATTGTGTGGAGGGAAGCCTTATATTGCTATACATTGGCGTAATAGAACTGGTGAAAT GGTCGAATTTTATTCGATAGATTGTAATCCCATGGAGGTATGTTTACGTGACTTTGAAATGCTCTCTAATGCAAGCCAAGTAATCGCAGAGTCTGTTGGACAATTCATGCAGAACCTAGGGATAGACTGCGTTTACGTCGCTGTCCCTCCACGCCGACAA GAATTCGTCGAACGCCTTCGGAATATTGTACCACACGTTTATACCGCCAACTTTATAACATCCAGAGATAGTAAGGAATTACAGGATCTTGAAGATGACAACTATGTGCTTTCGCTTGTTGAACAGGAAGTGTGTATGA ATGCACAGGTGTTTCTACGTTGTGGACTGTCAAACTGGTCAGAATTCGTCCAGATAGGCCGGGATAGCCTCGGAAAGGAAGTTGTCTATTTAAGGGACATTCCTGGAATACCAAAGGAGATATACAAGCTTATCTAA
- the LOC139139716 gene encoding 5-hydroxytryptamine receptor 1A-like — protein sequence MTRWAENPDPSLRIHPPQCFTVKTEYICVVFILSNLIPVSMIAFTSFHIFRAIRQQAKKITPVLIGKSVDVESEAATSEQKASPKEQQEHHQQHESPLKPYSPNTQTVIDVEMEIENEFENGQSGIQNSTHLELDRERAQPDAPSCLLHHGAEQERSIDQRVSDRNSTERKMELTRNGSRVLNKTEVKAIKGIGLVILSLLFLWGPFYIVLSVASFCVDCNVSWPLKLTMVIAFCNSAINPMLYAKNKDFRQAYGQILRRFCPLSSNLASSTDERTFSVVTRFNRGTTAVAVTTPGRGQ from the coding sequence ATGACGAGATGGGCCGAAAATCCAGATCCATCGCTCCGTATCCATCCACCGCAATGCTTCACTGTAAAGACTGAATATATCTGCGTCGTATTCATTTTGTCGAACCTGATCCCAGTTTCGATGATTGCCTTCACCAGTTTTCACATTTTCCGAGCGATAAGGCAGCAGGCAAAGAAAATCACGCCAGTGTTAATAGGGAAGTCTGTGGATGTCGAAAGTGAGGCTGCAACCTCTGAACAGAAAGCATCGCCAAAAGAGCAACAGGAACATCACCAGCAACACGAAAGCCCTCTCAAACCATATTCACCGAACACGCAAACAGTAATTGACGTTGAAATGGAAATCGAGAACGAATTTGAAAATGGGCAATCTGGCATCCAAAACAGCACCCATCTTGAGCTTGACCGGGAGCGTGCGCAACCCGACGCACCAAGTTGCCTCCTCCATCATGGGGCAGAGCAAGAAAGATCTATCGACCAAAGGGTCTCAGATCGTAATAGTACGGAAAGGAAGATGGAACTTACGCGGAATGGTAGTAGAGTTCTGAACAAAACTGAAGTAAAGGCAATCAAAGGAATCGGTTTAGTGATTCTAAGCCTTTTGTTCTTGTGGGGTCCATTTTACATAGTGTTATCCGTGGCATCTTTCTGTGTAGATTGTAATGTTTCATGGCCCCTGAAACTGACGATGGTGATCGCCTTTTGCAATTCGGCTATAAATCCAATGCTGTATGCGAAAAACAAGGATTTCCGACAGGCTTACGGTCAGATTCTTCGTAGGTTTTGTCCATTATCGTCCAACCTGGCAAGTAGCACGGACGAGAGGACCTTCAGCGTTGTCACGCGTTTCAATAGAGGGACGACAGCAGTTGCCGTGACAACCCCAGGACGAGGACAATGA